A single window of Triplophysa rosa linkage group LG2, Trosa_1v2, whole genome shotgun sequence DNA harbors:
- the kmt5ab gene encoding lysine methyltransferase 5Ab — protein MVKGKRKTAISAKPKPGDAGVKDKEAKENKHGKAATCQGQTTISSCLNVKQHRSPLQKSPLQENNSATSTAPRDTNKQGANELNTSKQEKHTLVQIRDPNEQTAVPPDSGARQHTQSGQGPNSKKSKGRKVKGNDSEQNRKVTDFFPIRRSCRKSKAELKCEEHQHIEDLIKNNVEEGLKVKYIEGKGRGVFADRAFQRGQFVVEYHGELLEIDDAKEKESQYAQDPTTGCYMFYFRYLDKSYCVDATKETSRLGRLINHRKNGNLQPKIHDMNGEPHLIFLASRDLKVDEELLYDYGDRSKEATAAHPWLKH, from the exons ATGGTTAAAG GTAAAAGGAAAACGGCAATTTCTGCCAAACCGAAACCCGGGGACGCCGGTGTAAAAGACAAAGAGGCAAAGGAAAACAAACACGGAAAAGCTGCG ACGTGCCAGGGACAGACGACAATATCCAGCTGTCTAAATGTAAAGCAGCACCGCTCTCCTCTCCAGAAAAGCCCTCTTCAAGAAAACAATTCTGCAACAAGTACTGCACCTCGTGACACCAATAAACAGG gtGCAAATGAGTTGAACACATCTAAACAAGAGAAACATACGCTGGTACAAATTCGTGACCCTAATGAACAGACTGCTGTGCCCCCTGATTCTGGGGCGAGGCAACACACACAATCTGGGCAAGGGCCTAACAGCAAAAAATCAAAAGGCAGAAA agtAAAAGGCAACGATTCTGAACAGAATCGGAAGGTCACAGATTTTTTTCCCATTAGACGAAGTTGCAGGAAAAGCAAAGCTGAGCTGAAG TGTGAAGAACATCAGCACATTGAAGACCTCATCAAAAACAATGTGGAAGAGGGACTCAAG GTGAAATATATTGAAGGAAAAGGACGAGGGGTTTTTGCGGACCGAGCGTTCCAGAGAGGCCAGTTTGTAGTGGAGTATCATGGGGAATTGTTGGAGATTGATGACGCTAAGGAGAAAGAATCTCAGTATGCTCAAGACCCCACCACAGGCTGCTATATGTTCTATTTCCGCTACCTCGACAAAAGCTACTG tgtGGATGCTACTAAAGAAACCAGCCGTCTGGGACGACTGATCAACCACCGTAAGAATGGCAACCTTCAGCCCAAAATTCACGATATGAATGGAGAACCTCATCTCATCTTCCTGGCATCCAGAGACCTCAAGGTAGACGAGGAGCTGCTGTACGATTATGGCGATCGCAGTAAAGAAGCCACTGCAGCTCATCCGTGGCTCAAGCATTAA
- the rilpl2 gene encoding RILP-like protein 2 produces the protein MKMGDRQDSSPMQAFEKDALDLTVEDVYDISYVIGRDLLKVNTGAREFSDLQFKIVRVLEMFEMMVNKYNLSLEELRMERDNLKGELDRVASEESNVTSHNNHQNIGPNKLIVDLKDPNRPRFTMQELKEVLQERNQLKAQLLVAQEELQLYKSGVLGSEQNMVEVNLETPSPSEPPPTVTSENNKEKSTIQKLFSFRQK, from the exons ATGAAAATGGGAGACCGCCAGGACAGTTCCCCCATGCAGGCTTTCGAGAAGGACGCGCTGGATCTGACAGTTGAAGATGTGTACGACATTTCTTACGTGATCGGCAGAGATCTGTTGAAAGTGAACACGGGCGCTCGGGAGTTCTCTGATTTACAGTTTAAAATCGTCCGCGTGCTGGAGATGTTTGAGATGATGGTGAACAAGTATAACCTGTCACTGGAGGAGCTGAGGATGGAGCGGGATAACCTGAAGGGAGAGCTGGACAGAGTCGCCTCAGAGGAGTCTAACGTTACCAGTCATAACAACCAT CAGAACATCGGTCCAAACAAGCTTATTGTGGACCTAAAGGACCCCAATCGGCCGCGGTTTACCATGCAGGAGTTAAAGGAGGTTCTACAGGAGAGGAACCAACTCAAAGCACAGTTGCTGGTGGCCCAGGAGGAACTACAACTTTACAAGAG TGGGGTGCTGGGCTCAGAACAGAACATGGTGGAGGTAAATCTGGAGACCCCTTCTCCATCAGAACCCCCACCAACAGTCACCTCAGAGAACAACAAAGAGAAAAGCACCATTCAGAAACT atTCTCGTTCCGACAAAAATAA